In Streptomyces longhuiensis, the following proteins share a genomic window:
- a CDS encoding nucleoside triphosphate pyrophosphohydrolase gives MGYVRGVNAENAPAAVPTGRIVLLTTSHRVAPGLLSWSAWQLLHAADEVLCADAAHPQLPYLREAGIAVREAAPTAGELVDACAGGRTVVVVATAEGDRRLTDGLAALAGSGRVAMPDLELLPASYDLPGARLLDLVQVMDRIRRECPWSSQQTHKGLAKYAIEEAYELVEAIEDGDRDELREELGDVLLQVVFHARIAEEASGEEGDEAFSVDDVAGGIVEKLIHRHPHVFGDDTALTPEDVKEHWLRTKAVEKQRESVTDGVPVGQPGLALAAKLGSRVRTAGLDVPLPTGEGVGYELLTLALRAEADGVDPEAALRAAARAYRDAIRVAEGQA, from the coding sequence CTGGGTTACGTTCGAGGCGTGAACGCCGAGAACGCACCCGCCGCCGTCCCGACCGGCCGCATCGTCCTGCTCACCACCAGCCACCGCGTCGCGCCCGGCCTGCTGTCCTGGTCGGCCTGGCAGCTCCTGCACGCCGCCGACGAGGTGCTGTGCGCCGACGCCGCGCACCCGCAGCTGCCGTATCTGCGGGAGGCCGGCATCGCGGTGCGGGAGGCGGCGCCGACGGCCGGCGAGCTCGTCGACGCCTGTGCCGGGGGCCGCACCGTCGTGGTCGTCGCCACCGCCGAGGGCGACCGGCGCCTGACCGACGGCCTGGCCGCGCTCGCCGGCTCGGGCCGCGTCGCGATGCCCGATCTGGAACTGCTCCCGGCCTCCTACGACCTGCCGGGCGCCCGCCTCCTCGACCTGGTCCAGGTCATGGACCGCATCCGCCGCGAGTGCCCGTGGTCCTCGCAGCAGACCCACAAGGGCCTGGCGAAGTACGCGATCGAGGAGGCGTACGAACTCGTCGAGGCGATCGAGGACGGCGACCGGGACGAGCTGCGCGAGGAGCTCGGGGACGTGCTCCTCCAGGTCGTCTTCCACGCCCGGATCGCCGAGGAGGCCTCCGGCGAGGAAGGGGACGAGGCGTTCTCCGTGGACGACGTCGCCGGCGGCATCGTCGAGAAGCTCATCCACCGTCACCCGCACGTCTTCGGCGACGACACGGCGCTCACCCCGGAGGACGTGAAGGAGCACTGGCTGCGCACGAAGGCCGTGGAGAAGCAGCGCGAGTCCGTCACGGACGGGGTGCCGGTGGGACAGCCCGGCCTCGCGCTCGCCGCCAAGCTGGGGTCGAGGGTCCGCACGGCCGGCCTCGACGTGCCCCTCCCGACCGGAGAGGGCGTCGGCTACGAACTGCTGACGCTCGCCCTGCGCGCCGAGGCCGACGGCGTCGACCCGGAAGCGGCGCTGCGGGCGGCGGCGCGGGCGTACCGGGACGCGATCCGCGTCGCGGAGGGGCAGGCCTAG
- a CDS encoding SurA N-terminal domain-containing protein, producing MHRRNSRRTALVLATAAVAAVPLLTACGDNAHPGAAAVVGSDRITVSQLENRVNEVRDAQQAATKDDQQYEQAIAKSGSLTRNTLHSMVFDRVLHRAAADAGVTVSRRQVQEREAAMAQQAGGVRQMRLALLEQYNIAPERIADSARTDLEVMGLAQKVGANMQSQSEADQAPFWKALDQASKELNVDLNPRYGTWDIAKSHGRADAKTPWVREVTSPKTGDEQTA from the coding sequence TTGCATCGCCGCAACAGCCGCCGCACCGCGCTCGTCCTCGCCACCGCCGCCGTAGCCGCGGTCCCCCTCCTCACCGCCTGCGGCGACAACGCGCATCCCGGCGCCGCGGCCGTCGTGGGCAGCGACCGCATCACCGTCTCCCAGCTGGAGAACCGGGTGAACGAGGTGCGCGACGCCCAGCAGGCCGCCACCAAGGACGACCAGCAGTACGAGCAGGCCATCGCCAAGTCCGGCAGCCTCACCCGGAACACGCTGCACTCCATGGTCTTCGACCGGGTCCTGCACCGCGCGGCCGCCGACGCGGGCGTCACGGTGAGCCGCAGGCAGGTCCAGGAGCGGGAAGCCGCGATGGCGCAGCAGGCCGGCGGCGTCCGGCAGATGCGGCTCGCCCTGCTCGAGCAGTACAACATCGCGCCCGAGCGCATCGCGGACAGTGCCCGCACCGATCTCGAGGTCATGGGCCTTGCCCAGAAGGTCGGCGCGAACATGCAGTCCCAGTCCGAGGCCGACCAGGCCCCCTTCTGGAAGGCGCTCGACCAGGCCTCCAAGGAGCTGAACGTCGACCTGAACCCGCGCTACGGCACCTGGGACATCGCCAAGAGCCACGGCCGCGCCGACGCGAAGACGCCGTGGGTGCGCGAGGTCACGTCCCCGAAGACGGGGGACGAGCAGACGGCGTAG